In Bradyrhizobium sp. 195, the sequence GCCCTCCAACATACAGCAGCATTCCAATCGAAGCCCACCAGCGAATGTTGGAGCTGTTGAAGGAGCTTCTGACCGAAGCGCTCACCGACAGCGCGGTCGACGCAAACGACGTGAACGGGGAGGACAGCGGTGAGCAAGATCACGCCTGAGCACCTTGCTCGCCAGGCCGTCGTGTACGTTCGTCAGTCGACGGCCGACCAGGTTATCAACAACCGAGAGAGCCAGCGCCGCCAGTACGGCTTGGCCGACCGTGCGCGGCAACTGGGCTGGAACGAGGTGGTCGTGATCGACGATGATCTCGGTCGCTCTGGTGGAGGCACCGCGCGTCCCGGCTTCGAGAAGCTGCTTGCCGCCATTTGCGAAGGGCGAGTTGGCGCTGTGGTCTCGATTGAGGCCTCTCGGCTGGCCCGCAACGGCAGGGATTGGCATACGCTCCTGGAGTTCTGCGGGCTCGTCGGAACACTGATCGTCGATGAGGATGGCGTCTACGATCCGCGCCACCCCAATGATCGCCTTCTGCTCGGCATGAAGGGCACAATGAGCGAGATGGAGCTGTCTATCTTTCGGCAGCGCTCGCTTGAAGCCTTGAAGCAGAAGGCCCACAGGGGTGAGCTCTTCCTCAACGTTGCCATCGGCTATCTCAAAGTCTCCCACGATCGGATCGAGAAGGACCCTGATCGACGCATTAAGGAGGCTCTCGCACTCGTGTTCACCAAGTTTGCCGAGATGCAGACACTTCGCCAGGTCCACCTGTGGTTACGGCAAGAACGAATCACTTTGCCCGCGGTCAGCCATGGCCCCGAGGGCCGCCACGTCGAGTGGAAGTTACCAGTCTACAATACGATCTATCACATCCTGACCAATCCCATCTATGCTGGTGCCTACGCCTTCGGGCGCTCGAGCAGTCGGGTGACGATCGAGGCCGGCCGCAAGAGGATCGTGCGGGGCTTCCGGCGGGAGCGCAGCGACTGGGAGGTTTTGATCAAGGACCACCATGAGGGCTACATTACGTGGGCGGAGTTCGAGAGGAATCAGCGCTTGATCACCGATAACGCCAATGGGAAGAGCTTCATGAGTCGTGGCTCGGTCCGCTGCGGCGAGGCCCTTCTTGCAGGGCTCCTTCGTTGCGGTCACTGCGGTCGCAAACTTCACGTTGCCTACAGTGGCACGCACAGCACTGTTGGGCGTTATCATTGCCGCGGTAGCCAGATCAACCATGGCGGAGATCCATGTATCTCATTCGGCGGCTTGCGCGTGGATCGCGCAATCAGCGCGGAAGTCATCGCACGTTTGCAGCCGCTCGGTGTCAAGGCTGCGCTGGCTGCCATGGAGGCGCGCGGCCGTGAGCACGCCGAGAAGCTGCGTCAACTTGAACTGGCTCTGGAGCAAGCGCGTTATGAGGCCACTCGTGCTCGTCGGCACTATGAGGCCGTCGATCCCGACCATCGCTTGGTAGCCGGCGAGTTGGAGCGACGTTGGAATGAACGCCTGCTGGCTGTCCGCGCGCTCGAGGATGAGCGCGGTGCGTTTTTAGCCAAGCCGGAGACGACTCTGACAGAGGCGGATCGCGAGCGGTTACTCGCGCTTGGCTCCGATTTGGAGCGTGCCTGGAACAGCACTGGGGCGACGCCTGCGACGCGCAAGCGGATCATCCGAACTGTGATCCGCGAGATCGTTGTGCGCATCCATGATGAGGCGATCGAG encodes:
- a CDS encoding recombinase family protein is translated as MSKITPEHLARQAVVYVRQSTADQVINNRESQRRQYGLADRARQLGWNEVVVIDDDLGRSGGGTARPGFEKLLAAICEGRVGAVVSIEASRLARNGRDWHTLLEFCGLVGTLIVDEDGVYDPRHPNDRLLLGMKGTMSEMELSIFRQRSLEALKQKAHRGELFLNVAIGYLKVSHDRIEKDPDRRIKEALALVFTKFAEMQTLRQVHLWLRQERITLPAVSHGPEGRHVEWKLPVYNTIYHILTNPIYAGAYAFGRSSSRVTIEAGRKRIVRGFRRERSDWEVLIKDHHEGYITWAEFERNQRLITDNANGKSFMSRGSVRCGEALLAGLLRCGHCGRKLHVAYSGTHSTVGRYHCRGSQINHGGDPCISFGGLRVDRAISAEVIARLQPLGVKAALAAMEARGREHAEKLRQLELALEQARYEATRARRHYEAVDPDHRLVAGELERRWNERLLAVRALEDERGAFLAKPETTLTEADRERLLALGSDLERAWNSTGATPATRKRIIRTVIREIVVRIHDEAIELVIHWQGGDHTALKTRKNRTGQHRWRTSADVIDLVRVLARQMPDNTIAAVLNRAGKSTGRGNSWTRARVCHLRNQQAIAPYREGERAERGEVTLDEAAAALKVSPSTVRRLIAEQSLPAHQLCKGAPWVIKALDLEHPEVKKAAHARRFRRPSSGDLRQRELEL